A segment of the Actinomycetes bacterium genome:
TCCGGCTTCGCCGCCGCCATGGGAGCGCCCCGCCGCCGCCGGGTCGACGAGGCGCTCCGGGCCGCGACCGTCGTCCCCCCGGCACGCGACCTGGGCGCCGACACCATCAGCGTGGCCGCCCCCCCGCCGCCGCCGGCCGTCTCGGCCCGGCTGCCGCCGGCCGTGCCCGGGCCGCTCCGTCCCCGCCCGACCACCGGGCGGGTGCCCAGGACACGCCCGCGGCGGGAGCGCGCCGGCTCCTGGCGCAGCCGGATCGTGGTCACCCTGGCCACCCTCGGGGTGCTCGCCGTCGTGGTGGGCGGTGCGCTCGCGTTCGTGACCAGCCGCACGGTCGAGATGCCCGACGTGGTCGGCCAGCCGGTCGGTGTCGCCAAGGTCCGCCTCCAGGCCAGGGGCCTGCGGGTCGGCGTGGGCACCCCGATCCCCTCCCCGAACGTGCCCAAGGGCAGAGTCGCCAGCCAGTCGGTGTTCCCGGCCAAGACCCTGCACCGCCTCTCCAAGGTCGAGCTCCGCCCGTCGGCCGGGATCGTCCTGCCCGACCTGCGCGCCCAGGGCGCCGACACCGCCAGGGCGACCCTGGACAAGCTCGCGCTGCCCTACGACGTGCGCACCCGCACCAGCCAGACCGTGCCCGCCGGCCAGGTGATCGGCTCCAACCCCCCGGCCGGGACGCTCATGGACCAGCAGCGGGTGCAGCTGGTCGTGTCGAGCGGCCGGCCCCGGGTGCGGGTTCCAGACCTTCGAGGAAGCACCTACGCGCAGGCCCGGAGCGCCCTTGTCGCGGCCGGCCTGCAGGTCCGGCGGGCGCGGGTGTTCTCCGACGACGTCCCGCCCGGGCGGGTCGTGGGCACCGACCCGCCTGCAGGCGCCACCCCCGCGCAGGGCACGGTCGTCGAGGTCCGCACCAGCAAGGGCGGTGACCTGGTGGAGGTCCCTGACGTCCGCGACGAGTCCCGCGAGGACGCGGTCAAGCGGCTCGAGGAGGAGGGGTTCCAGGTCGACTTCGCGTTCCCCGGCATCGGCGACCGCGTGATCGACCAGAGCGTGCCGCCTGGCACCAAAGCCCCCCGCGGCAGCAAGATCGTTCTTTCGTTGTCCATCTTCTAGCTCGGATGCGCTGGCGGATGTCTCTAGGCAGTCCTCGATCCATGTGGGGGAGCCGCGGTGGTGCACCGGTAGTGCGGGTCGGTGCGCACGTCCCGGCGGCTGGGGGGTTGGCCAAGGCGCTCGCCCACGCGCGGGCGGCCGGGTGCGAGGCGTTCCAGGTGTTCGTGTCCAACCCGCGGGGGTGGGCGCCGCCGGCCGCCGACCCGGAGGGGGCCGAGCGGTTCCGGGCCGCCACGGCCGAGGCCGGCCTCGGGCCGGTGTTCGTGCACGCCCCCTACCTGGTCAACTTCGCCTCCACGAGCGACCAGACCTGGTCGCGCTCCCGGTCGCTGGTGGCCGCGACCCTCGAACGCGCCGCCGCCATCGGCGCGGCCGGCCTGGTCGTCCACGCCGGCTACGAGATGGGTGGTGGGCGGGCCCGCGGGCTTGCCCGCACCCGCGAGGCGCTGCTCCCCCTGCTCGACTACGGCGCCGGTGCCGGCACCGGCGGCCCGGACCTGCTCCTCGAGCCGACCGCGAGCGGCAAGGGGTCCATGGCGGCCCGCTTCGAAGAGGCCGCCGAGCTACTGGCCGCCTGCGGCGACCATCCGCGCCTGCGCGTGTGCCTGGACACCTGCCACGCCCACGCGGCCGGCTACGACCTGACCAGCCCGGCCTCGGCCACCGCCGCCCTCGACGAGCTGCTGGCCGTGGTGGGCGACCGCGTCCCGCTGGTCCACTGCAACGACACCCGCGACCCGCTCGGCGCCCGCCGCGACCGGCACTGGCACGTGGGCCAGGGGCTGATCGGCGACGCCGGGTTCGCCGCCGTGCTCGCCCATCCGGGGCTGGCCGGCGCCGCCGCGGTGATCGAGACCCCGGGCGAGCTGCCCGAGCACACCCGCGACGTGGCCCGCCTGAAGCGCCTGCGCGACACCGCCGTCAGGTCCTGACCGCGGGATCTTCGGCTGGCATCGACCTGGCGGAGAGATCAGCCGAGTCCCCGGCCCGCTCGGCCGGGATCCAGGCCACGAAGCGGGCGCCCGGGCCGTCGTCGGCGACCGCCACCTCGCCGTCGTGGGCGCGCACGACCTGGCGCACGATGGCGAGCCCGAGGCCGGTGCCGCCGGCGTCGCGGTCCCGGGCGTCGTCCAGGCGCGCGAACCGCTCGAAGATCCGCTCACGGTCGGCGGCCGGCACCCCGAGGCCGTCGTCGGCGACCGCGAGCACCGCCAGGGTCCCCTCGGCCCGCAGCGACACGTCGACCCGGGTGGCGGCGTGGCGCAGGGCGTTGTCGAGCAGGTTCTGGACGGCGCGGGCGAGCTCCTCGGCGTCGCCCCGCACCCGCACGCCGGGTGCGGCGTCGACCCGGAGGGGCACGCGGGGCGCTGACTGGCGCCCGGCCACGTCGCGGACGACCGCGCCGAGGTCCACCACCTCCCGGCGCGGGACCGCCCCGCTGTCGAGCCGGGCCGCGGCCAGGAGGTCCTCGACCATCCGGCCCAGGCGCAGGGTGTCTTCGAGCACGCTCTCCGCGGTCGGCCGCCAGCTCGTGGTGTCCGGGTGCTCGAGGGCCACCTCGAGCTGGGCCCGCATGCCGGCCAGGGGGCTGCGCAGCTCGTGCGCGGCGTCGGCCACGAACGCGCGCTGGCGGCTGCTCGCCTCCTCGAGCCGGTCCAGCATGCGGTTCAGCGTGACGCCGAGCCGGTGGACCTCGTCGTGGGCGGCGGGCAGGGGCAGGCGCCGGGAGGCGCCCGTGCCGGTGATCTCCTCGGCGCCCCGGCGCAGCGCGCCGACCGGCTGCAGCGTCGAGCCGACGGTGACCCAGGTGAGCGCTGCGAGCAGCGCGAGCAGCAGCGGGACGCCGACCAGCAGGGCGGTCTGGACGATGCGGATGCTGTCGGCCATGCTGGCGACCGACACCGCGGCGATCACGGTGACGGGGTCGCCGCGCAGGCGCGCCGGCCAGGTGACCACCCGGAGCGGGGCGTCCGCCCCCAGCCGCCCACCCTCGACGAAGCGGGGCCGCCGGTCGGCTGCGTCGGCGAGCTGCCCGGCCGAGAGCAGCGGCACGGCCTGGTCGCTGCCTGCCGAAGCCGCCCGCACCCGGCCCTGTCCGTCCACCACTTGGACGAGCACGGACCCGGCTCCGGCGACCGGCAGCGGGGTGGACAGCCGGTCGGAGTCGGCGAGCGCGGCCACGTCCTGGGCACGCTGCCTGGCCGAGGCGTCCAGGGCGGCCAGGAGCGACTGCTCCAGGCTCACGACCAGGAGCAGGGCGCCGGCGACCAGCCCGCCGGCGACCACCAGGGCCGCGAGCATGGTGAGCCGGGCCCGCAGGCTCTGCCGCCGCCACCAGGCCAGCGGGGTCCGG
Coding sequences within it:
- a CDS encoding PASTA domain-containing protein, with the protein product MAKQTADVDSLVGRTLGRRRYEILARVARGGMATVYRAHDRQLDRVVAVKVPRPEFARDPGFSEQFRREARAAARLSHPNVVAVYDSGEDRGLPWIVMEYVSGQTLRDLLERRGRLDLETTAELLGAVADALDHAHHAGIAHLDMKPENVLLTSESVKVADFGLVRAAHAGTAGDTPLAGTVQYLAPEVLRGGVVDGRADVYALGVLAYECLTGQAPFTGPSQDDVIRQHLSGRVPPPSLSVQGVPQPVDAAIWQATDPDPARRFARASGFAAAMGAPRRRRVDEALRAATVVPPARDLGADTISVAAPPPPPAVSARLPPAVPGPLRPRPTTGRVPRTRPRRERAGSWRSRIVVTLATLGVLAVVVGGALAFVTSRTVEMPDVVGQPVGVAKVRLQARGLRVGVGTPIPSPNVPKGRVASQSVFPAKTLHRLSKVELRPSAGIVLPDLRAQGADTARATLDKLALPYDVRTRTSQTVPAGQVIGSNPPAGTLMDQQRVQLVVSSGRPRVRVPDLRGSTYAQARSALVAAGLQVRRARVFSDDVPPGRVVGTDPPAGATPAQGTVVEVRTSKGGDLVEVPDVRDESREDAVKRLEEEGFQVDFAFPGIGDRVIDQSVPPGTKAPRGSKIVLSLSIF
- a CDS encoding deoxyribonuclease IV; its protein translation is MRVGAHVPAAGGLAKALAHARAAGCEAFQVFVSNPRGWAPPAADPEGAERFRAATAEAGLGPVFVHAPYLVNFASTSDQTWSRSRSLVAATLERAAAIGAAGLVVHAGYEMGGGRARGLARTREALLPLLDYGAGAGTGGPDLLLEPTASGKGSMAARFEEAAELLAACGDHPRLRVCLDTCHAHAAGYDLTSPASATAALDELLAVVGDRVPLVHCNDTRDPLGARRDRHWHVGQGLIGDAGFAAVLAHPGLAGAAAVIETPGELPEHTRDVARLKRLRDTAVRS
- a CDS encoding ATP-binding protein; amino-acid sequence: MAELAHPAPVAEPDGPAPVAEPDGPGPVAEPAARARVRTPLAWWRRQSLRARLTMLAALVVAGGLVAGALLLVVSLEQSLLAALDASARQRAQDVAALADSDRLSTPLPVAGAGSVLVQVVDGQGRVRAASAGSDQAVPLLSAGQLADAADRRPRFVEGGRLGADAPLRVVTWPARLRGDPVTVIAAVSVASMADSIRIVQTALLVGVPLLLALLAALTWVTVGSTLQPVGALRRGAEEITGTGASRRLPLPAAHDEVHRLGVTLNRMLDRLEEASSRQRAFVADAAHELRSPLAGMRAQLEVALEHPDTTSWRPTAESVLEDTLRLGRMVEDLLAAARLDSGAVPRREVVDLGAVVRDVAGRQSAPRVPLRVDAAPGVRVRGDAEELARAVQNLLDNALRHAATRVDVSLRAEGTLAVLAVADDGLGVPAADRERIFERFARLDDARDRDAGGTGLGLAIVRQVVRAHDGEVAVADDGPGARFVAWIPAERAGDSADLSARSMPAEDPAVRT